The genomic interval TTAAttcctaaatgccttgaagcatttttagttCTAACACAGTTGCCAATAACCAAATGGGGAAAACACTAAAAAAGTTTTCCtctggtaggggacttctgtattgccactgcaatactcatTCACTTGTTACcgtagaatttctggttaaagttttgcatgtaaaaagGTTTTTCAAAAACTACTATGCCAAATGCTTTCAGACATCACACATGCCTTCGTCATTATGAAATGATCTCCCAGGACAAGTTGAATATCTTAAGcatttatttaattgaaattatgcccctttttttacttagaatttcagataaaagttttgcatgtaagcaggtttctcggAAACTACTATGTCAAATGCTTTACTAATGCCACGGCAATGCTTGGTCACTTATTacctttaaatttctgtttaaagttttgcatgtaaaaagttttttttcaaaaactactATGCTAAATGCTTTCAGACATCACATGCCTTTGGCATCATGAGATAACCTCCAAGGGCAAGTTAAATTTTGTCGAAATTAACATgggtattttgtgacagttttgcatgTTTGCAGGTTTTCAGGaattacttgaccaaatgttttcagaccCTCCACACATCTTTGGCGTCATGGAATGACCACTTGTGGCAAGGTTCATTACTCTTGCTTACATTGTAGCAAAATTAGCCTCTTTTTCAAGAACATTTGGTTCAGCTAGTATTAGGTGGAAAGGCTTCAAATAGTAGAGCGTGCTGTCATTGCTTGTTTTGTATTATGGTCCACTGTGAAGGCAGAATGTTTTTACATACATCCATTACATTTTATAGATCAACACACAAACCGTTTTGTTATAAGGCCTGTAgcttatcagttttgttttatttgtattctttttttgCCAGGAGGAAGATAGGCACATGAGAAACCTAGCTGTAATTTGTCTGATGATGTTTGATGTGCAGCAACATAGTCTCAACAAGTAGTTACTAGAAATAGATGTTGAAAAAACAAACAGTGAAATGGAAAAGACAGCAACAGAAAGCACAGGTAGATATATCTTGGGTTGTTCTTAAAGTCTGTACAGATGATGATCCACTTAGTTTGGCTATAGTAAATATTTGAAAGGTCCACCCAACTTGCAGACAGCTTGGTCTATTGATCAAGttgaattaaaattaatattattattattacataatgtattattataccagatttatatagcgcccttttcatgataaacacattaaAAGGCGCTTTACATGCAGCAAACTTGACACAGTgcgtgaaattcatcctctactagtacagacacagacacagagcgatctgcaAGAGGgtcagagtgagataaagcccccagaacagatagagagaaatcctttttagctcacctgtcacagtgacaaggtgagcttttgtgatcacccttcatccgtcgtccgtcgtctgtgcgtgtgtgcgtccgtcaacaatttcttgtctgcacgatagtggtttcatttatgattttattttaaccaaacttacatataacttgtatcaccataagatctcggttcctttcttgaactggccagatcccattatgggttccagagttatggcccctgtctgtctgtatgtctgttggttagcaatttcccttccgctctgtaactcttgaatcccttgaaggatttcaaagaaacctgacacaaatgttcatctcatcgaaacaatgtgcagagcgcatgttttggttgGTTCActtcaaggtcacggtcacacttaggggtcaaaggtcatatgactttgttttgtgtgtatattgctctgcatttgcgtcaattgcagtgctcttgtttttatttggcagatccttttgttcacttacaataaatatttttaattacttcccttttatgttccTATAAATTAGcttatttaagaaacttttttattataggccatagggaaaaaccgaaaccacttttctgtggtacaacatggatggtacctccaatttttaggtgtattttgacatatctgtaccttgtaaaaaaaaatttaaattttggttaaattcttccctttgttgttcctgtcctttagacttaggtttttttctgaggacttatatttatttttaatttcttccctttgttgttcctgtcctttgggcttcatcagtcaaaattttgctcctaacctcctctgatgtaatccttaaggcatgaaactactggcctgatttgaaaataattttatttgaagtaactttaagaaaatttcaactacattttctcataattcttttgattgatcttgattatgattttttgaccttcttgtccttaagtgcaatgataacaggtgagcgatatagggccattttggccctcttgttaacactagaggtcacaatattggcccaatcttaatgaaacttggtcagaatgttaccctcaataaagtcttggacgagttagatattgggtcatttggggtcaaaaactaggtcaccaggtcaaatcaaaggaaaagctttttaacactgtataggcgacatttatgactgtgtcttcatgaaatcttaatcagaatgttaatcttgatggtctcaaggtccagtttgaatctgggtcatgtaggataaaaaataggtcaccaggtcaaatcaaaggaaaagctagttaacactgtaacactgtagaggccacacttatgaccatatcttaatgaaacttggtcagaatgttgatcttgatgatctacaggtcgagttcaaatctgggtcagttggggttaaaaactaggtcattagctttaatcaaaggaaaagcttgttaacactctagaggccacatttatgactgtatcttcatgaaacttagtcagaatgttaatcttggtgatcttggtcatgtttgaatctgggtcatgtggggtcagaaactgggtcaccaggtcaaatcagaggaaaagctagttaactttttagagaccacatttatgaccatatcttaatgaaacttggtcagaatgttaatcttgatgatctttaggtcagtagatcaggtgagcgatacagggccttcatggccctcttgttttcgaaagattaacttcccttagttgttactataaataacttatgcatgtgacctttctcatgttgcgggggcatctgtgtctgtgacacatttctagttttttatgcccccgaaggtgggcatattaaaatcgcactgtgcGTCCGTgagtccgtgcgtgcatccggtaaattcttgtccgggctgtaactcttccattcatgaagggattttgaaataactttgcataaatgttcatcataatgagacaaaatgtcatgcacaacacccagacccctagctccaaggtcaaggtcacacttagaggtcaaagtttaacatgtctgttcgtgtccggtccataacgctgctatccataaagggattttgaaagaacttggcataaatgtttaccataatgagacgatgtgtcatgtgcaagacccagaccccctagctccaaggtcaaggtcacacttagaagtcaaaggttaacatggtttgtttcttgtccagtccataactctgccattgatgaagggattttgaaataacttggcataaatgttccctataatgagatgaggtgtcatgtgcaagacccaaaccccctagctccaaggtcaaggtcacacttagaagtcaaaggtgtttcttttctggtccataactctgccatttatcaagcaatttgaaaataatttgacacaaatgttaaccatattgagaagatgtgtcacacttatgaccgaggcctcttaggccaaggtcacaaaattatatgtatttttttgcgaatacaactgtggcattcttgggcctacttcggggcatttgtcaccaatagtgacagctcttgttttacttttgaaCAGTATTAGTTCACAGTGTTTCGAGTACCCAGTAAGTACTATAACTATAACCTAGTCAGCAGACTGTAATATATTGTTGGCATAAACCACATAATGTTCAGTGACGTTCTTAGTATAAAATtcatattcatgaataaatattggTATGTGCACCCAGTATTCATGATACATATCATATTCGCCCCTTAGTGTATTCCTTTCAGCCCTAGGTCAGATGATCACATCATCAAGagaatgtgcagaactcatatgagtcagccatgtgtgctcaaggtcaaggtcataactcaaggttgaaggtttgagccttccattttgtgatCTGTGCAGGCTAATATTGGTCagcactggttgcaaaagcaaaatcatttgctgccagcaggctaaaggttaagagaaTTATGCTTGAAACTTAATTAGAAGACCTGTCTGTATTTAGGAAAACTATTGTAATGTTTAGATTAATAGAAATTAAATCCCTGCCTACTTCCTGGTCTAATTAAGCCAACAAAACCTCTCAGACTTTATAGATTGAACAGGTTTTACTTTTTGTAACAAATTTGATTCATAATTCCATCATTTGATATGTCCCTCTATCAGTGTGAGAGGTTaatccttaacctttagcctgctgacaaTCTAGCAAAATCTTTAGATTACTACCAGAGTTGATCACATCTTTTGTAAAGTAACTGTCTGTCTCTTTGACcctaaaatatttatgttagtgCTAtgatttgagagaaaaaaaacacatttgataCAAGGTCATCAAGttctttttgtgaaaatatttccGTTTACCACCAATTTACTAGTATATTTCCCCATGGCGGCTCAGTATCTAAGACCATCAAACCACATTCGATTTGTACAGATTATTAgttccctactggttgaaaaccagtttcagggactataggaatgcgcttttccgtccgtcaatCTGTCCaacggtccgtccgtccgtggtcacatttgcatacttaggtggctataggaacaataggtaactgtacttattctttgatgtcattcattccataaggcttttatgtggctatttttctcttacatggctaaaagaacaatagagagaacaaaagaatagccacataagtatccgtatgtaggaacttccgtctgcaatttcgtgtccggtccataactctgtcatccatgaagggattttaatattacttggcacaaatgttccccatgatgagacgacgcgtcatgcgcaaaatctggacccctagctttaaggtcaaggtcacaatttgaggtcaaaggtcaaatggggattctttcctgtccggtccataactctgccatccatgaagggattttaatattacttggcacaaatgtacctcataataagatgatgggtcgtgcataactttcagacccctacctcaaaggtcaaggtcacagttggcaGTCAAAtgataacatggcatgaacagggtctgtttcgtgtccagtccataactctgccatccatgaaggtattttaatattacttggcacatatgttccccatgatgagatgacgtgtcatgcgcaaaaccctgacccatagctaaaaggtcaaggtcagaattggaggtcaaaggtcaataggtttttttttcctgttcggtccagAACTTTGACATCCatcaaggtattttaatattacttggcataaatgttccccatgatgaaatgCCGTGTCATGCCAACACCCAGaactctagcttaaaggtcaaggtcacacttggagatcaaaggttaatgggacatttttcctgtccggtgtataactttgtcatgcaaaacaggatttgaatattacttggcacaaatgttcaccactatgagagggagtgtcatgcacaagaacctagTCCTcagatcgaaggtcaaggtcacacacagatgccaaaggacagatacaagaatgactttggaACACTTCTTCTATATGCATGGagaaattttgatataacttggcataaatgttcactatcatgaaacagattgttgtgcgcaagaaccaggtccctaggtctaaggtcaaggtcacacttagaggtcaaatgccaaattcaagaatgactttggagcatttcttctttatgcatggagggatttggatgtaacttggcacaaatgttcaccatcatgaggcactcttgttttttttagagttatttccctttgttgttactataaatagcttatattgtaacttacttattacagaccgtagggaaaaattgagaccagtgttctgtggtacaacgtgcatgtaacatccaatttttaggtgtattttgacctatctctacctggtaaagagttttactataaataatgttacctttttgataatcggccaaaaatgctatatgaaaacaactatagggttttatatatacaaattttaatccaagtcttttgtttatagcatactgtatatatagtacaatactgtttatacatcattgacagatatcagttcattatgctatactgcagtagagaaagttaggtgccttccagtaggggactgtgtattgcatggcaatacttcattcacttgtttttttttggtaactttttgaataattattatttgataaaatatgtttaaaatgttttgaatatttttgaaatcatgtATAAAAACTGATTAGAATGTTGTTAGTTTAAATTGCTTGGCAGGTTGTTATATTTCCAACCTGCACTTGCAAGACGGCATTTTGAAGGAAATCTAAATATCTGGTTTGCATTATAGGTCAGACTTTTAATCTAAGTAGCTTCACTTTTGCTgatgttttacataattttgatgTTGTTAAATGGTTTGTTATGGTCAACAAAATCATTTCTGTTCTCTGTGTTATGATAGCTTGTAGATTTGAATGAAGTTTCTGTCCTGTTGGGTTTTACTGCAGTTACTGACATAAAGTGTACTGCTTGATTCACACAGGCATATTGACCAAGGATAATCTAAATCCTTCAGTTCAGTTGTACTCTCTTTACAGTCACCAGTGACATTGAGTATGTCACATTTGTCTTTTCGCATATCATTCACATAGAATGATCCATCATCTAACATGGCAATACCATGTGGAGCTCCCATTCCTTCATAGCTACCTATTAGTTCTCCTTGCCAATTTAACCAGATAACTGCCTGCATTCCACAGTCAGATACATAGATAGCATTGCTGATGGTGGTCACATATTTTGGgtttctgaaaaatgttttccCCCATTTGAGTTTGTTATGACTGTTGCTAGTACAGTGCCTTTCAAGTTCATGATTTGCAGTTTTGCAGGATACCTAAATGTTACTGCAAGTTTTCCTTGACAATAACTGATACCATAACACTTTCCATCTACTTTAAGTTCGTTTTTCTTAGAGAGTCTGTTTGAGGAGTAGGATATCAACTGTATTGTTTGCTTCCATGATAATGTGACAGCAAGTTCATCTCTGGTGATTGTGGTGACATCCCATGGATGTGCATCAAAGCTCAGCTGTTGTTGAATAGATTCACTATTGGTGTCTGTCATTTTAATTGAGAAATTGGTAAAATCTACTAAAAATATTTGGTTTGGAAAAGAAGCTGCAATTCCCACTATCCAACAGTCATCTTTATCTGTTGACATCTTGACACAGATGTTTTTTTGAGGTGATATTATCCTTGATTTTAAAGCTGGGGTTGAAGTAGGACTTGGCTGTTCTAGAATTTTAGCTGTTAATGTACCTAGTGACTTCTTGTTTTGAAGAAGTGATTGAATGACTTGACTCGGATCAAATGTGTATTCTTTTGTAACTCCAGTGCATTTTACATGCAACATTCTCTTTTCACTATCTTGGAttaattggtcagcatttttaagCTCAGTGAAAAGTCGGTCTGCTTTCTTTGTTATGTTGAGGTGTTTTATAATATCAGAGGATGCTTTAAGAGAATTTATCAGACCATTACAAATTTCTTCTGTAGTTTTCAACCTTGTGTCATTCTCTTGTTTTAGGGCATTCGCTGCATCTGAAGCTTCCTTTTCAAGTTCATCTAATCTTTGGTTGATCTCTTCTCGAAACTTTGTTATTTCTGCGAGAACATCTGTcaaagaagtgtttgattttgcAACCATTTGCCTTAGACATGCTGTAATCTTCTGACATTTCTCAGTTATTTTGTCAAGCTCTTTGAGAGTACCTTTGAGCTCAGTACTGTTGATGATATGTCCAGATATATCTGGTATGTA from Mercenaria mercenaria strain notata chromosome 2, MADL_Memer_1, whole genome shotgun sequence carries:
- the LOC123562778 gene encoding transcription intermediary factor 1-alpha-like, which codes for MAVPGKKAPQNLSSTLSQGSREDFEVFCQPCDRDDLRLPAAGYCVDCEEHLCDSCFNTHRRPKPLRHHKLLDKDSMPHTQSLSTMSSFTHVGQPDELTTPCYKHTKEMIKFYCHDHKALLCSVCVTLDHTRTSCQVDYIPDISGHIINSTELKGTLKELDKITEKCQKITACLRQMVAKSNTSLTDVLAEITKFREEINQRLDELEKEASDAANALKQENDTRLKTTEEICNGLINSLKASSDIIKHLNITKKADRLFTELKNADQLIQDSEKRMLHVKCTGVTKEYTFDPSQVIQSLLQNKKSLGTLTAKILEQPSPTSTPALKSRIISPQKNICVKMSTDKDDCWIVGIAASFPNQIFLVDFTNFSIKMTDTNSESIQQQLSFDAHPWDVTTITRDELAVTLSWKQTIQLISYSSNRLSKKNELKVDGKCYGISYCQGKLAVTFRYPAKLQIMNLKGTVLATVITNSNGGKHFSETQNM